Sequence from the Acidimicrobiales bacterium genome:
GTTGGGGTCTGCCTCCCTCGGTCTGGCTGCTCCGGCCGGAGCCTCCACGCCGCCCCCGGTCCGGGTGGCCGCCACCGGAAGCCCCTGGTTCTGCCTTGCCATCGCGGAGATCAACTTCGGCTACTGCCAGTACAACCCGCTGGGTTAGACGCTCCGTCCCGCCGCAGGCCAACCGCGGCACCAGCTCAGGCGCCCTGGTAGCGATGCGCGCCCAGGGAGCGCATCGTCCTGTCGAAGGTCGAGGCCTGGGCGCCCGTGAGCGCGACGCCCGCCACCGTGAGGTTGCCCACCAGCCACACGTCGTCGCCACTGGCGACACCGCCCCCGGCGATGGCGAAGGCGATGTTCGGATCGTCGAAGGCAAAGATCGAGATGGCCCTCGTCGTCCCTCTGCAGTCGAGCTCGAGACGGCTGGTGGCCTGGACGGTGATGCCGGGCGCGAGGCCGCCGCTGGTCGTCTGGCAGATGCCGACGCGGCTGGTCTGCAAGGCCCCCACGGCGCGCTCGGCGCTGACCGGGACCACGGTCGTGGACGGCGACGATGACGAGCTCCCGCCGCCGCAGGCGGGCAGCACGCCAGCCGCACCGAGGCAGGCAGCCACCGCTACGAGTCGAATCGACGAAACCTCACGGGCGAGACCCAAGGGCACGAACGTAGCGGCGCCCGCCGGCGTGGGACCAAACCGGCGGCCGGAGGGGAACCGCTGTGGGGTCCGCCCAGTGCGCGGACCAGCGGGCCCCCGACCACCCTCGGGCGAGCCGGCCCCAGAGCTGCCTCCGGTCCCAGTTGTGCGACGATGCCCGGGTGGCCGTTCGCCCCATCCGGATCTTCGGTGATCCCGTCCTTCGCAGCACGGCGACACCGGTCACCGACTTCGACGCCGAGCTCCGCCGGCTCGTGACCGACATCACCGAGACTCTCGGTGACGCCGCTGGGGCGGGCTTGGCTGCTCCGCAGATCGGCGTCGGTCTCCGCGTCTTCGCCTACGTCGTCACGGATGAGTCCATGTCCGAGTACGGCAGCATGGGCCACATCGTGAACCCCCTGCTCGTCGAGCAGTCCCCCGAGTCCATCGAAGACATCGAGGGGTGCCTTTCGCTGCCAGGTCTCGAGTACGAGCTGGCGAGACCAGGCCGAATTGTCGCTGAAGGTTTCGATCAGCATGGTGAGCCCGTGCGCATCGACGGAACCGAGCGCCTGGCACGCTGTCTCGCCCACGAGACCGATCACCTGGACGGCGTCCTCTTCATCGACCGGCTGGACCCCACGACGCGACGGCGGGCGCTGCACGAGATTCGCGAACGCGTGCTCGCCGGCGAGGAGGTCGCGGTGAAGCGGTCGCCGCACTCAGGGCTCCTGTGAACCTCGTCCCGCGCTTCGCGCTGATACAGGCTGGTGGTAGCGTCGAACACACGTTTGGGATCACGAGTCCCCGACGGACTTGCCGGCTCCTCGGTCGCCGGCCTCGGCAGTGGACGAGGATGATGGAGCGCGAGCATGTGCCAGGCGCTGGGCGGATTGCGGGAAGCGACAGGGAGATATGCAGCCGGCTTCGACGCCGACCGGCTGTCGGTGGATGACGCTCGCAGGGCGTTGGCCCATGCGGTGGCGATCGAGTCGACGGCGTCGACCATCAAAGCCTTGGCCGCGGCCCGGGTGGCCCGCTGCAGTGGCGACGCCCGCCGACGGGGCTCCCGCTCCGCCGCCCACGAGCTGGCCCGAGCGACGGGGACCACTCTGGGTGCGGCCCGTGAGGTCCTCCAGACCGGCGAGGCCATGGGTCAGCAGCCGGCCGTAGCCGACGCCGCCCGCCGGGGTGGGCTGTCCGCGCCGCAGGTGTCGCTGATATGCCAGGGCACGGCGGCCGATCCCAGTGCCGGGCAGCACCTGGTCGAGGTGGCCGCCGCGGGATCGCTGGACGAGCTGCGCCAGGAGGTCAGCCGGGTCAGATCCGCCGCCGTCGACCTCGAGGCCCGACGTCGCGACATCCGGACCCGTCGCAGCCTGCGGGCCTGGACCGATACCGATGGGGTGTGGCAGCTGCGGGCCCAGGGCAACCCGGAGGACGGGGCCCAGATCATGGCTGCCCTCGCCCCCATCACCGACCAGGCCTTCCATCGGGCTCGCCGGGCGGGACGACGGGAGGGCCCCGACGCGTACGCCTTCGACGCCCTGGTGACGCTGGCCATGGAGGCCTCCAGCGCCGAGCCCCCGAGGGCCGCGCTGAGGTCGGACACGCCCGACAAGCGGCGTCGGCAACGGGGTGCGCCCGCCACGATGTTCTTTCGCGTGGACTGGGATGCGTTCCTGGCCGGCGCGCCCCGTGAGGGTGAGACCTGCGAGCTGGCCGGCTACGGCCCGGTCGCCATGTCGGTGGTCCGCGAATTGCTGGAGATGGCCAACCCCTTCGTGGTGGCCATCTTGACCAAGGGCACCGAAGTGGTGGGAGTGGCCCATCTGGGCCGACGTCCGAACGCGCACCAGCGCAGCGCCTTGCAGTGGCTGTATCCGTCCTGCGCCGCGTCGGGTTGTGTCGAGCAGATACACCTCGAGAACGACCATCGCGAGGACTGGGCCAGGACCCACTTCACCGCCTTCGATCTCATGGATCGGTTCTGCCGGTTCCATCATGCGCTCAAGACCAACGAGGGTTGGGCCTTGGTGGATGGGACCGGCAAGCGGGATTTCGTCCCGCCCGATGATCCTCGTCACCCCCGGCACAAGCGACGAACGGTCGAGCGGAGCTAATCCCGCACGGAGGCGGTGCGCGCTCTACGCGGCGCGACGGACAACCACCAGTTCGGGAGGCGGAGACGGTAGTGTGGCTGGCTGACGACGGCTGTTGGCTCGTCAAATGGCCGAGGGGGGGATCTCCGTGCCG
This genomic interval carries:
- the def gene encoding peptide deformylase, giving the protein MAVRPIRIFGDPVLRSTATPVTDFDAELRRLVTDITETLGDAAGAGLAAPQIGVGLRVFAYVVTDESMSEYGSMGHIVNPLLVEQSPESIEDIEGCLSLPGLEYELARPGRIVAEGFDQHGEPVRIDGTERLARCLAHETDHLDGVLFIDRLDPTTRRRALHEIRERVLAGEEVAVKRSPHSGLL